The Rhododendron vialii isolate Sample 1 chromosome 8a, ASM3025357v1 genome has a window encoding:
- the LOC131298166 gene encoding putative disease resistance RPP13-like protein 3, whose product MVDAVVSFVVERLGELLIEQVVFLRGVRDEVTWLRNKLDMMSCFLKDAEEKQDGDHRVRKWISDVRDVAYDAEDIIDNFILKVEEGEGTPKKMGLKDCLKKYFCICSKRASLVEQANLYGIGKEINTLKKRLEEIQRNREIFNIRDINDGREGSDRTNERLNQLRRETPYGDNELVVGFQEDAAKLESELVKEVKHRRVISIVGMGGLGKTTIARKLYNNNCLRDKFDCCAWVSVSKDYKIQDLLLRTIKSFERPTRKEEFELLEKMKELDDLETQLRKYLEGRRYLVVVDDVWDVNAWASLRRAFPDNKNGSMVIMTTRNKTVAEHCDERPYVYELPFLKEEESWELFCKKAFPTYDEVGDKKIFCPPTLEGLAREMVSKCRGLPLALVVLGGVLHRKHPDEWSKLKDQIWRHVTEESDNVKYILELSFNDLPHHLKSCFLYLGLFPEDYEIDAERLCWLWEAEGFIKLDEEPFEMAYLQQLIDRSLILVSERNWRRIVKCRVHDLLRDLAIRKSKELNFLHIYDGTHHSQLTRNSRRLASHCGFKRFVSLDHSDMRLRTLLFFNCENESNDFEIAQLQPLCMKLRLLRVLNLEELSFRGSRETGEVRLLDEIGKLIHLRYLGLRGTEINQLSPSIGNLHALQTLELSYDSDPIQLPDEIRNAKQLRRLVGVFKWPFPVDNLTELRTLRGVVVEDQMEFEPTGLINLRELCVRIEGRDKRITLDSIGGLRSLQALHLAVDLGDSGLFPALQPLSHCQNLIQMRLEVEGAWKLPAKVHQFLPNLKYLLIKSKSLTEDPFPVLEKLPNLTVLELQNYRGPKLVCSAKGFPQLEILEVYGSSYGELEVEEGGMPTLKGFTMSGFNLSDNSERLRSIPDPPFIDDEVWPY is encoded by the coding sequence CAAAAAAGATGGGGCTAAAAGATTGccttaaaaagtatttttgcaTTTGTAGCAAACGTGCTAGCCTTGTCGAACAAGCAAATCTCTATGGTAtaggaaaagaaataaatacACTGAAGAAGAGGCTCGAGGAGATCCAACGAAATCGGGAAATTTTCAATATTAGAGATATCAATGATGGAAGAGAAGGATCAGATCGCACGAATGAAAGACTAAATCAACTACGAAGAGAGACGCCATACGGAGACAATGAGCTTGTTGTAGGCTTTCAAGAGGATGCTGCAAAATTGGAGTCTGAACTTGTCAAGGAAGTCAAACACCGAAGAGTGATATCAATCGTGGGCATGGGCGGCTTAGGTAAGACAACTATAGCTCGGAAGCTTTACAACAACAATTGCCTTAGAGACAAATTTGACTGTTGTGCTTGGGTTTCTGTGTCCAAAGATTACAAAATCCAGGATCTTCTTCTAAGAACCATAAAATCTTTCGAGAGGCCGACAAGGAAAGAGGAATTTGAACTTTTGGAGAAGATGAAAGAATTAGATGATTTGGAGACTCAGCTACGTAAGTATTTGGAAGGACGTCGATACTTGGTGGTGGTTGATGATGTATGGGACGTAAATGCTTGGGCAAGCTTGAGGAGAGCTTTTCCAGACAACAAAAATGGAAGCATGGTAATTATGACGACCCGAAATAAAACTGTTGCCGAGCATTGCGATGAGAGACCGTATGTCTATGAGCTCCCATTTTTGAAGGAAGAAGAAAGTTGGGAATTGTTCTGTAAGAAAGCGTTTCCTACCTATGACGAGGTTGGAGACAAGAAAATTTTTTGTCCTCCAACCTTGGAGGGTTTGGCAAGAGAAATGGTCAGCAAATGCCGCGGCTTGCCCCTAGCCTTAGTCGTATTGGGAGGGGTACTGCACAGAAAACATCCCGATGAGTGGTCCAAGCTGAAAGACCAAATATGGCGCCATGTAACAGAAGAGTCGGATAATGTCAAATACATATTGGAATTAAGCTTCAACGATTTGCCTCATCACTTGAAGTCGTGCTTTCTTTACTTGGGTTTGTTTCCAGAAGACTATGAAATTGATGCTGAGAGACTTTGTTGGTTGTGGGAGGCGGAGGGTTTCATAAAACTGGATGAGGAACCTTTTGAGATGGCATATCTGCAACAGCTAATTGACAGAAGTTTGATTCTAGTTTCAGAAAGAAACTGGAGGAGAATCGTGAAATGCCGAGTGCATGATTTGCTCCGTGATCTTGCAATCCGAAAGTCAAAGGAGCTAAATTTCCTTCACATCTATGATGGAACTCATCATTCACAGCTCACTCGAAATAGTCGACGACTGGCTTCACATTGTGGATTTAAGAGGTTTGTTTCATTGGATCATTCAGATATGCGCTTACGAACTCTCTTGTTTTTCAATTGTGAAAACGAATccaatgattttgaaatagcaCAGTTACAACCTTTATGCATGAAGTTGAGATTACTGAGAGTGCTAAATCTTGAGGAGCTTTCTTTCCGTGGTTCTCGAGAAACAGGGGAAGTAAGGCTACTTGATGAAATAGGGAAACTTATTCACTTGAGGTACTTGGGGTTACGTGGCACAGAAATAAATCAGCTCTCGCCGTCCATCGGTAACTTACATGCCCTACAAACGTTGGAGCTAAGTTATGATTCCGATCCAATTCAATTACCTGATGAAATACGCAATGCAAAGCAGCTAAGACGTTTAGTTGGAGTTTTCAAGTGGCCGTTTCCGGTGGACAATTTGACTGAGCTTCGAACTCTCAGAGGGGTGGTAGTTGAGGATCAGATGGAGTTCGAACCAACGGGTTTGATCAATCTTCGTGAGCTCTGCGTAAGAattgagggaagggacaaaagAATCACACTAGACTCTATCGGTGGACTTAGAAGCCTCCAAGCCTTGCATCTAGCAGTTGATTTAGGAGACTCTGGTTTGTTCCCTGCATTGCAACCGCTTTCTCATTGCCAAAACCTCATCCAAATGAGATTAGAGGTCGAAGGAGCTTGGAAGTTGCCAGCAAAGGTCCACCAATTCCTACCGAATCTCAAGTACCTTTTGATAAAATCTAAATCTCTTACTGAAGATCCCTTTCCTGTGTTGGAGAAGCTTCCCAATTTGACCGTGTTGGAGTTGCAGAACTATCGTGGACCTAAATTGGTTTGCTCTGCTAAAGGATTCCCTCAACTCGAAATCCTAGAGGTTTATGGAAGTTCTTACGGGGAGCTGGAAGTGGAAGAAGGAGGAATGCCCACGCTTAAGGGCTTTACAATGAGTGGTTTTAATCTTTCCGACAATTCAGAGAGGCTACGCTCCATCCCCGACCCGCCCTTTATTGATGATGAGGTTTGGCCTTACTAA